In the Candidatus Rhodoblastus alkanivorans genome, one interval contains:
- a CDS encoding TIGR03808 family TAT-translocated repetitive protein, whose product MLYIPQTRRRLIASAARAAALVPFYRSLARANGDAIGAATANLLSSLSEAALARRPFVLPAGVTTIYQLFLPDGTHLVGRGAGSTLRLGYAGPMISNHGALQSLSFENVTFDGADLPINSAFGLLTFSDVARMEMENCVIQHSTIGLMQKRCGGRIRLSTFRDLTCTAILDENCAGVTIDANRIERCGDNGVHHWSAHSKRYDGSRISNNTIADISNRSGGEGLYGNGVRVAECGPVTIENNHIERCAYTAVRNTGGWDVVIADNRCKSFNEKAMYAEFGFRNATFRNNVIEDCGAGISATNYVGPGNGAGALISGNVVSKIRPSHPDPDFGPRMNWLTGVEGEGDVRMVGNIVVGSPWFGILAGFFDARNNVVVEANRLIDNEYGIGFAAQGDRLGPCEIVENDLRGSKKANIVAMFQTQVISGDLALPGAVNTFKNVVIRGNRIV is encoded by the coding sequence ATGCTTTACATTCCGCAAACGCGGCGGAGGCTGATCGCCAGCGCCGCGCGCGCCGCGGCTTTGGTCCCGTTTTATCGAAGCCTCGCCCGCGCCAATGGCGATGCGATCGGCGCCGCCACCGCCAACCTGCTCTCGTCCTTGAGCGAGGCGGCCCTGGCGCGCCGGCCTTTCGTCCTGCCTGCGGGCGTGACCACGATCTATCAACTCTTCCTGCCCGACGGGACGCATCTCGTCGGGCGCGGAGCGGGCTCTACCCTGCGGCTCGGCTATGCCGGGCCGATGATCTCCAACCATGGCGCGCTGCAATCCCTGAGCTTCGAGAACGTGACCTTCGACGGCGCTGATCTGCCGATCAACAGCGCCTTTGGGCTGCTCACCTTCAGCGATGTGGCGCGAATGGAAATGGAGAATTGCGTCATACAGCATAGCACGATCGGCCTGATGCAGAAGCGTTGCGGCGGCCGCATCCGGCTTTCGACCTTCCGCGACCTGACCTGCACGGCGATTCTCGATGAAAATTGCGCCGGGGTGACGATCGACGCCAACAGGATCGAGCGCTGCGGCGATAATGGCGTGCATCATTGGAGCGCGCATTCGAAGCGCTATGACGGCTCCCGCATCAGCAACAATACGATCGCCGACATTAGCAACCGCTCGGGCGGCGAAGGCCTTTACGGCAATGGCGTGCGGGTCGCCGAATGCGGACCGGTAACGATCGAAAACAATCATATCGAACGCTGCGCCTATACCGCCGTGCGCAACACCGGCGGCTGGGACGTCGTCATCGCCGACAACCGCTGCAAGAGTTTCAATGAAAAGGCGATGTATGCGGAATTCGGCTTCCGCAATGCGACTTTCCGCAACAATGTGATCGAGGATTGCGGCGCCGGCATTTCCGCCACCAATTATGTCGGGCCGGGAAATGGCGCCGGAGCGCTGATTTCCGGCAATGTCGTTTCGAAAATCCGCCCGTCCCATCCCGATCCCGATTTCGGCCCGCGCATGAACTGGCTCACCGGCGTCGAGGGCGAGGGCGACGTGCGGATGGTCGGCAATATTGTGGTCGGCTCGCCCTGGTTTGGAATCCTTGCCGGATTCTTCGACGCCCGCAACAATGTGGTCGTTGAAGCCAACCGCTTGATTGACAACGAATATGGGATCGGCTTTGCGGCCCAGGGCGATCGGCTCGGCCCTTGCGAGATCGTGGAAAATGACCTCCGCGGGTCGAAAAAGGCGAATATCGTCGCCATGTTCCAAACGCAAGTGATCAGCGGCGACCTCGCTCTGCCCGGCGCTGTGAACACGTTCAAAAATGTTGTCATTCGCGGCAATCGCATCGTTTAG
- the gshB gene encoding glutathione synthase, protein MVMKVAVQMDPIERINIAGDSTFALLLEAQERGFELEFYTPDRLSLRGSDVIAVAQSLRVRDVKGDHFDLGAPREIFLRDMNVILLRQDPPFDLAYITSTHLLEKIGGRTLVVNDPVSVRNAPEKLFVMDFPQLMPPTLITRDKTAIDAFRAEHGEVVMKPLHGFGGAAVFRLMKQDANYGSLFDLFATSFREQWVVQKYLPAVAQGDKRIILVDGEPAGAVNRVPAENDIRSNMVRGGAAEATELSPREREICATIGPELKKRGLVFVGIDVIGGFLTEINVTSPTGIRAIKRTGGPDVAVAIWDAVVNKAAELEAVG, encoded by the coding sequence ATCGTCATGAAAGTCGCCGTTCAGATGGACCCGATCGAACGGATCAATATCGCCGGCGATTCGACCTTCGCTCTGTTGCTGGAGGCGCAGGAGCGCGGCTTCGAACTCGAATTTTACACCCCAGACCGCCTTTCGTTGCGCGGGAGCGATGTCATCGCCGTGGCGCAGAGCTTGCGCGTGCGCGACGTCAAGGGCGATCATTTTGACCTCGGCGCGCCGCGCGAAATTTTTCTGCGCGACATGAACGTCATCCTGCTGCGTCAGGACCCGCCCTTCGACCTCGCCTATATCACTTCGACCCATCTGCTCGAAAAGATCGGTGGAAGAACTCTGGTGGTCAACGATCCCGTCAGCGTGCGCAACGCGCCCGAAAAGCTGTTCGTCATGGATTTCCCGCAATTGATGCCGCCGACCCTGATCACCCGCGACAAGACCGCAATCGACGCCTTTCGCGCCGAACATGGCGAGGTGGTGATGAAGCCGCTGCACGGCTTCGGCGGCGCGGCCGTCTTCCGGCTGATGAAGCAGGACGCCAATTACGGCTCGCTCTTCGATCTGTTCGCAACGAGCTTCCGCGAGCAATGGGTGGTGCAGAAATACCTGCCCGCGGTCGCCCAAGGCGACAAGCGCATCATTCTGGTCGATGGCGAGCCGGCTGGCGCCGTCAACCGGGTGCCGGCGGAGAATGACATACGCTCGAACATGGTGCGCGGCGGGGCGGCTGAGGCGACCGAGCTTTCGCCGCGCGAGCGGGAAATCTGCGCGACCATCGGCCCGGAACTGAAGAAGCGTGGCCTGGTTTTCGTCGGCATCGACGTCATCGGCGGCTTCCTCACCGAGATCAACGTGACCTCGCCGACCGGAATCCGCGCGATCAAGCGCACCGGCGGGCCGGATGTCGCTGTGGCGATCTGGGACGCGGTCGTCAACAAGGCCGCGGAACTGGAGGCGGTGGGATGA